Genomic segment of Candidatus Thermoplasmatota archaeon:
CAGCCAAGCGTCAGTCATTTTCTTTCTCTTTGAAAAAGAGAGAGAAAAGGCTGTTACAAGTCAGCTGCTCTATAGTGGAATGAGGCACTCTTTGTAAACCTTGCTACTACCACTGAGCTACGGCGGCTATGCGGGTGCCGGGATTTGGACCCGGGTTTTGGGCTTGGCAAGCCCAAGTGATAGACCAGACTACACTACACCCGCAAAGTTTTCTTACAAGAGCCCTATTTCCCCATTACTATTTCAATCGATGATATGTTCGTTGTCCTGCCTTCTTCTGTTGTAAGAGGTTCTGTGCCTATACTTATATTCTTTATTTTCGCCTCTGTGATAAATCTGTTTCTTACGATTTCTGCTACATCGACTGCTCTGCTTATGGCTCTGCCCCTTGCTTTTAATACTACCTCACTGCTCCCAGAGTTAAATTGCGTAACCACTGCCAGCACGTAGTTCATCGCAGGCTTATTACCCACGAACACAACGTTTTCTTCAGCCATTTTATTTACCTCCTTTGTGTTTTTTTTTGTTTTTGAGTAGAATA
This window contains:
- the albA gene encoding DNA-binding protein Alba — translated: MAEENVVFVGNKPAMNYVLAVVTQFNSGSSEVVLKARGRAISRAVDVAEIVRNRFITEAKIKNISIGTEPLTTEEGRTTNISSIEIVMGK